The following is a genomic window from Sedimenticola thiotaurini.
CGTAAGGCCCGAGCAGCTGATCAATACGTTCCCGTATCTCCACTTGGCGTTGTACCGCGCCCGGCTTTTTTCGTTTCCCAAACAGGGCGCGATGACAAGCCAGTGCCTTCTGTCTATCCGCAACGGTGGTGATATAGCGGGGAAACAGCGCCGCCAGCACGCGAAATATTTTTACGTGGGGGGTCCGGTTGGAGAACGCCTTGAGTCGTTCAACAATCTCATCATACAGGGCGCGAAGCCGCGCTATTCTGGCCTGGGAAGTGTCGCCCAGCGGCTTGAATGACTCTTCTGCCAGCCAGGCACGGAATCCGGGGTCATCAATGGCCGCGCTGATATCCACCGTGCCCATGCCCACACTACTGACCGGATTGTCCTCCCAGATGCGCTGATGAAACTGTTTGGTTTTACGGCTCTCCAGATCCGCCTGCTGTATATCGGCAAGGAATTGTTCGAGCCCAGCGAGCCAATCGGGTCGTCTCTCCGCTGGATTGATGGATTCGAGCACCTTTTTCAGTTGATCATCCTGTGTGAGATCGGGCGTCATAATTTTTAACCGTCTATTGTTGATGTCATTACCGTCGCTGCTTAACACCGGAGGTAATCATCAGTTCGTGGTCCCGGCTCAATGGCCGGGTGTAGCTTCCGTTACGCCTTGACAATTCGTTGTCTCTGGTCGAGCTTCCCGCGCTTTTTTCAGGCCGTGCGTTTCCTGCGTTTTCTCTTCTACGGTTGGATCCGGGGGTGGTGTAAATGGTCCAGGTTTGAAGCTTGCGTCCGGTTGGCCAAAACAGTGGTGATACCAGAGTGCCAGATCACGGGCCATTTTCAGCCCATCCATGGCCTCTTTGTGCCGGGTTCGAAACTGATGGGTGGCCCTGTTTCCTTCTACCCGCAACGTATGGAACAGTTCCCGGATGGTGGGGTCGAGCCGTATCTGCCGGTGCAGTCTCCCGAGCAGGTCGGCTTGGGTGGTGGTCTCGTCAAACTGCACACCGGAGCGGACGGCCAGATCCTGCGCCAGCGCTTCGCCAAACTGTCGGAGCTTGATCAGGGTGGTATTGGGATCGCTCGCAAACGCACCTTCCGCCGCAGCGACAAGCTGTAGAAATATCGGATCATATTCAGCCAGAAAACTGAAATTAACTGAGTCCGGGTTCGGTTCCATCCAATCAGTCTGTGCGCATATTTGTGGTTAGTCTTGTTTTGCGATCCAGTGGAACAGGTTCGATACTTCCGCTCGCTGATACAGGCATGTTGATCCTAAATATCAACATTTCCCTGCAAAAGCAATTCACGCCAGTCGCTGTAAACAAAAACAGTCCAAAACATTCATCCCATGCTTTCCAGAAAATCCCTCGGTGACATGGACGTATCACCGATGAATCACATCAAACTGGTTTTTCTCCCCGCTATGGCATTGCAACCACCCGCCCGGCTGGTACATTGATAACCGCTCAGTAACGCAACAAAAGGAGTTTGTTGACCATGAGAATCCCTGCCCTCTCCTGCCTGGTAAAAACGGCCTGTCTGGTCTTGCTGCTGTTGCTCTGTGGTTCCACCCTGGCCGGTGCACCCCGCTTGATGCTGGCCACACCCTGGCAACCGGGCGACGATCCGACCGGTTGGTGGCTGAGTGAGAAATACGATGGTGTGCGTGGTTACTGGAACGGCCAGCAGATGTTGAGCCGGGGCGGCGCGCCTATCATCCTGCCGGCCGCGTTTCGGACTGCCCTGCCGCCCTTCGCCCTGGATGGGGAGTTATGGGCCGGGCGCGGCCGCTTTGCAGAGACACTATCCACGGTGCGGGACAGCCAGCCCGGTCCCGGCTGGGAGAATATCCGTTACCTGGTTTTTGATGCACCGGAGCAGCCCGGCCCGTTTGAAAAACGGATCCGCAGGGTGGAACAGTGGTTGGCCCGGCAGGACCCGGTCTACGTCGCCCTGGCGAGCCAGACCCGTTGTCTGGGCGCGACCCATCTGGAACAGGTACTGGACAGCATCGAGGCCCAGGGCGGCGAGGGGGTGATGCTGCGCGCTGCGGGCTCCCCTTACCAGTCAGGCCGCAGCCCCTATCTGCGCAAGTACAAACGCTTCGACGATGCCGAGGCCAGGGTGGTGGGCTACAACCCCGGCCGGGGCAAGTACGCCGGCATGGTCGGCTCCCTGAATGTGGAGCTGCCGGATGGCACCCGCTTTGCGGTTGGTTCCGGCTTAAGCGATGCAGAACGGCGCAACCCGCCACCGATCGGCTCCCTGATCACGTTCAAACATCACGGCTGGACGCGCCACGGCAAACCGCGCTTTCCCACCTTCTGGCGCATTCGCCCGGCGGACAGCGCGGCCGGAGGTGCGCAGTTTCCTTAACGGTTCTGCTCAGCTACTCCCACTCCAGCTCGGTATAGACCTGTTGGGCATTTCTGCCCGCCAGGGTTTCGTGATTCAGCAGGTAGTGATAACGGGACTGGTCAATGGAGCCGATTTCAGAGATATCGCCCCCATCGTCATAAAACCCGGTGACCTTGTTGCGCAGAAATTTCAGGTAACCCAGGGTATCGGCATTGGCCTTCTCCAGGGTGGCGGGGTGACCATGTCCGGGCACCACCACCTTGGGTGAGAAGGCCGCCATGGACTGGTAAACCTCGATCCAGCTCTTGCTGTTGGATTGGCTGCCCACCCCCAGCATGCGCTCCACGTAGACGATATCGCCGGTGAACATCACCTGCTGTTCAGGCAGCCAGATATAGCTGTCACCCGGTGTATGGGCCTGCCCGGTATGGTAGATCTCAAACTTCACACCACCGATTTCCAGACGGAGTTCTTCATCGAAGGTCTGATCCGCATGCTGCGCTTCTGTGCCGGCCAGGCCGGCCTCACCCACCAGGTTACCCAGCATAATAAACTGATCCCGACTGCGCGCCTGCTGATCAGCCACCGCGTCCGCACTGGCCACAATCCGGGCACCCTGTTTTTTGAAATAGCCGTTGCCGAGCCAGCGATGATCCTGTCCACCGCTGTTGATCACGGTGACCACCGGCTGATCGGTCACGGATTGAATCACCTGGTGAATGCGTTTCGCCCCCTGGTAGGTGCCACCGGAGTCGATCAGTACCACCCCTTCGGAGGTGACCACAAAACCGAAAGTGGCGTTATTACCCAGGTTTTCCGGGGAGCGGTTGCTCAGTTCACCGACAATGGCATAGACATTGTCGGCGACCTTCTGCAGGGCCAGATCAGACGCCGCGCCGGCCTGAACGGATAACAGAAGCAGTGCACAAGAGAACAACAGACGGTAGACATTTTTCATATTGTAGGGACCTTTTTTTGTTGACTACACAGGGTCTTTGTCGGGCCATTTGGGCATGCACGGGGGGTGGAGTCAAGCCCGGGGCGGGCTGCGGGGAGGGTCGGGGGGAAACGGCAGGCCCCGTTACAGGGGGCTGCCCGGCGCTCTGCCCGCCCTGTCCTGTCTGGCAGGAGGGCGGGCAGACCGGCGGTATTGTTCAGCGCGAAAGTGGTGTCACTCCTTCAGCCGTTCCGGGTGGTCTTCGGCCAGGTAGGCGCGCTCCACTTCGGTCAGCTCGATACACTCCACGCCGGTGATCATGGTCTTGATGTAGTGTGTGGGGGTCTTACCGGTGGTGGTCATATAGATATGGATAATGACAAAGGTGACCATCAGGAATGCCGCCGCGGTGTGCAGGAAGGCGACCACGAACAGGGCATCTGCCGCACCGGGGATCTCGTTCCAGAGATCGTACAGCAGGTAGATGATGCCGGTGATCCAGAGTGCCGGCCCGATCAGCACCATGAAGGTGAGATAGGCC
Proteins encoded in this region:
- a CDS encoding DUF4145 domain-containing protein; its protein translation is MEPNPDSVNFSFLAEYDPIFLQLVAAAEGAFASDPNTTLIKLRQFGEALAQDLAVRSGVQFDETTTQADLLGRLHRQIRLDPTIRELFHTLRVEGNRATHQFRTRHKEAMDGLKMARDLALWYHHCFGQPDASFKPGPFTPPPDPTVEEKTQETHGLKKAREARPETTNCQGVTEATPGH
- a CDS encoding DNA ligase, which encodes MRIPALSCLVKTACLVLLLLLCGSTLAGAPRLMLATPWQPGDDPTGWWLSEKYDGVRGYWNGQQMLSRGGAPIILPAAFRTALPPFALDGELWAGRGRFAETLSTVRDSQPGPGWENIRYLVFDAPEQPGPFEKRIRRVEQWLARQDPVYVALASQTRCLGATHLEQVLDSIEAQGGEGVMLRAAGSPYQSGRSPYLRKYKRFDDAEARVVGYNPGRGKYAGMVGSLNVELPDGTRFAVGSGLSDAERRNPPPIGSLITFKHHGWTRHGKPRFPTFWRIRPADSAAGGAQFP
- a CDS encoding MBL fold metallo-hydrolase, with the protein product MKNVYRLLFSCALLLLSVQAGAASDLALQKVADNVYAIVGELSNRSPENLGNNATFGFVVTSEGVVLIDSGGTYQGAKRIHQVIQSVTDQPVVTVINSGGQDHRWLGNGYFKKQGARIVASADAVADQQARSRDQFIMLGNLVGEAGLAGTEAQHADQTFDEELRLEIGGVKFEIYHTGQAHTPGDSYIWLPEQQVMFTGDIVYVERMLGVGSQSNSKSWIEVYQSMAAFSPKVVVPGHGHPATLEKANADTLGYLKFLRNKVTGFYDDGGDISEIGSIDQSRYHYLLNHETLAGRNAQQVYTELEWE